The Brumimicrobium sp. genomic interval TTATAGGAATTATAATCTGGAATTTCTTTAAAAATAATGCATTAAATAACTCTCAGTTTTACGACGAAGAAAAAATAATTGAATCTGATAAATTAGGGAATTACCTCTTTTATTCTCTTGCGGGTATCTTTGCTTTTGAATATGTTGCAATCGCTCTAAAATATGATGCGGAATATGCGAACGATGCCTTGGTTGAATCGATTTACTCAGGGCTCTATTTAATTGTGTTTATTTCAGGTAAGTTAAGTCAAACACATGTAGAACCGGGTAAATGGTTACCGCTAACGAGTGCTTTTAAGGAAAGGCTTGTGGATCAATCTATTGTGGGTACAGAGTTGCAGTTACAAATGATTACAAACAATGACATCACGACTCATTTCCTCCCAAATAACGGCACTATAGCAAAAGTATTTTTCCTTTCTAAAGAACCTTATTATGTAGTAGCTTTAGAAAAGATTCAGCTCAATTCTGAAATCCTCGGAGATAGATTAGTAGTTCGTTTAAAAGATGACCTAATCTTTGAGCAAGATAAAGTTCAGGTAGTAGCAGTCTACACCGCTTTGAAAGATGTATCCTTCAATAATAAGATTCAGAAACGTAATTTCAAATTTGTAGGTTGGGCCAAATCAAAATTAATTACTAAAACTGAGTAAAGATGGATGAAATCTATGTAATTTGGATGAGGCGTTGTATTGAGTTGGCAAGGATAGCTAAAGCAAGAGGCGATAGCCCGGTAGGTTCTATTATCATTAAAAATGGAGAGATTATCGGAGAAGGAGTTGAGGCAGGGAAAACAAGTAAAAATGTTACCCGTCATGCAGAAGTAGAAGCAATCCAAGATGCTATCCAGAAAGGAGTTCAAGATTTTACAGATTGCACCATAGTCACAACTCATGAGCCTTGTATAATGTGTTCCTATGTTATTCGTCACCATAAAATCAGTAAAGTAGTTATGGGTTTGCGTGTAGGAGAAATTGGTGGAGATAGTTCTAGTTATCCTATTCTGCGAGATATATCGATTTCAAGCTGGGGAGAAGTACCAATAGTGGTAAGTGGTATACTAGAAGAGGAGTGTAAATTAATATAATAAAAAAAGGGTTGTCAATTCGACAACCCTTTTCTTACCTTATCTCTTTGAAATTAAAACTTCATAATTTCATTTAATGTAGCACTTGGACGCATAACCTGAGAAAGTGTAGCTTCCGGTGCATGATAATAACCACCTAAATTAGCTGGTGAACCTTGAACACCGTTAAGTTCTGCAACGATTTTAGCTTCATTTTCAGTTAATGCCTTAGCAATAGGTTCAAACTTAGCCTTTAAGTCTGCATCCTCATTTTGTTTTGCTAACTCTTGAGCCCAATATAGAGCCAAGTAGAAGTGACTACCTCTATTGTCTAATTCTCCAATTTTACGTTGAGGAGACTTTTCATTCATTAATAGAGAAACAGTTGCATCATCTAGGCAGTTTGCTAATACTTTTGCTTTTGTGTTTCCAGTAACTTCTGAAAGATGTTCTAGAGAAACTGCTAAAGCTAAAAATTCACCTAATGAATCCCAGCGCAAATAGTTTTCTTCTATTACTTGTTCAACGTGTTTTGGCGCAGAACCTCCGGCTCCTGTTTCAAATAAACCACCTCCATTCATTAATGGAACGATAGAAAGCATCTTTGCACTTGTTCCTAATTCCAAAATTGGGAAAAGGTCTGTTAGATAGTCACGTAACACGTTTCCAGTAACAGATATAGTGTCTTTTCCATCTTTAATTCTCTGTAAAGAATGTTTACAAGCATCATAAGGAGTCATAATGCGAATATCTAAACCAGTAGTATCTAATTCTTTTAAATAAACATTCACTTTTTTAATTAATTCAGCATCATGAGCTCTGTTCTCATCTAGCCAGAATACCGCAGGAGTGTCGCTAGCTTTAGCTCTTTTAACTGCTAGTTGTACCCAGTCTTTGATAGGAGCATCTTTCACTTGACACATTCTCCAGATATCACCTTTTTCTACGTTGTGTTGCATCAATACATTTCCGTTTGCATCGATCACGCGTACAATTCCGTCTGCAGGGATTTCAAATGTTTTATCATGTGAACCATATTCTTCTGCTTTTTGTGCCATTAACCCAACGTTCGGAACACTTCCCATCGTAGCAGGGTTAAATGCACCATTTGCTTTACAGAAGTCAATAGTTGCTTGGTAAATACTAGCATAACTTGAATCTGGAATAACCGCTTTTGTATCGCGTTGAGCACCAGTCTTATCCCACATTTGTCCTGATGTTCTAATCATTGCAGGCATAGAAGCATCTACAATTACATCACTAGGAATATGTAAATTAGTAATTCCTTTATCGGAATTTACCATTGCTAAATCAGGTCCGTTTTGATAAGTAGCATCAATATCTTTTAGGATAGCTTCTTTTTCAGCAGTAGGTAGATTTTCAATCTTATTTAATAAGTCGGCAAAACCGTTATTGACATTAACTCCAAGCTTCTCAAACGTATCGTTATATTTTACAAATAAATCTTTAAAATACGTTTTCACTGCATGACCAAAGATAATTGGATCAGATACCTTCATCATGGTTGCTTTCATGTGTAAAGAAAGCATAATCCCAGAAGTTCTTGCATCGTTGATTTGTTCATTTAAGAAATTTATCAATGCTTTTTTACTCATTACTGTAGCATCAATAATTTCTCCATCCAATAATTTTATCTCTTTTAAGACTTGTTTGCTGCCATTTGAATCTAACTCAATCTTTACAGTAGTGGCTCTCTCAACAGTAACAGATTTCTCATTATGCATGAAATCCCCATCATTCATGGTTGCCACATGTGTTTTAGAATTAGCAGACCAAGCTCCCATTTTATGAGGATGTTGTTTAGCATATTCTTTAACTGCCTTTGGTGCACGTCTATCAGAATTTCCTTGTCGTAAAACTGGGTTTACTGCGCTTCCTTTGGCTACATCATATTTTGCTTTAATTTCTTTTTCTGCCTCTGTTTTTGGTTCTTCAGGATACTCAGGTAAAGGATAACCTTGGGATTGTAATTCTGCTATAGCTTTTTTGATTTGAGCTACAGAAGCAGAGATATTTGGTAACTTAATGATGTTGGCTTCAGGTTTATTTACTAATTCACCTAATTCTTTTAAATCATCGGAAACTCTTTTGTCAGCTGATAGAAGTTCAGGGAATTGAGCTAAAATTCTTCCAGAAAGAGAAATATCTCTTGTTTCAAATTTCAAATCTGCTTGCTTCCCAAATGCTTTAATAATGGGTAGAAGAGAATATGTAGCCAACATAGGCGCTTCATCAGTGATTGTATAAATAATATTTGATTTAATAGCCATATTTTAAATTTTAATAATTGTATTCTTTTCAATTGTCGCATGCAAAGATAATATTTTCTTATAGATTGTGAGGTAAGTAAAAAACTGATTTAAGCTAGTTTATAAAAAAAGCAAGGCTACCCTTTCGAGTAGCCCCACTTTGCACACTATGAAAACTCATCTATTTAATAATCTCAAGTTTACGAATAGAGTTCTCTCCATTTTTAAACTGTATCGTTATAAAATAAGTACCTTGTGTTAGATGTGATACATCAATATTATTAATATTTTCTTGTGATAGCATGAGATCTCCTACTATATTGTAAATAGAAACAGCTTGTACATCATCGCTTCCATTATTTTCAATGATAACTTTATCTTTTGCTGGATTTGGATAGATTTTTAAAATAGTTGTATTTTGTTGATTTATATCAGATGTTCCACATTCAGTACTAGGCTTTAAATTTACTGTCAATGTATTTGAAGTAGAATTATCAGATGTTGGAGTACAAGTGGTTACTAATCTATAATCTGTATTATCTGTAATACCAC includes:
- a CDS encoding NADP-dependent isocitrate dehydrogenase, with the protein product MAIKSNIIYTITDEAPMLATYSLLPIIKAFGKQADLKFETRDISLSGRILAQFPELLSADKRVSDDLKELGELVNKPEANIIKLPNISASVAQIKKAIAELQSQGYPLPEYPEEPKTEAEKEIKAKYDVAKGSAVNPVLRQGNSDRRAPKAVKEYAKQHPHKMGAWSANSKTHVATMNDGDFMHNEKSVTVERATTVKIELDSNGSKQVLKEIKLLDGEIIDATVMSKKALINFLNEQINDARTSGIMLSLHMKATMMKVSDPIIFGHAVKTYFKDLFVKYNDTFEKLGVNVNNGFADLLNKIENLPTAEKEAILKDIDATYQNGPDLAMVNSDKGITNLHIPSDVIVDASMPAMIRTSGQMWDKTGAQRDTKAVIPDSSYASIYQATIDFCKANGAFNPATMGSVPNVGLMAQKAEEYGSHDKTFEIPADGIVRVIDANGNVLMQHNVEKGDIWRMCQVKDAPIKDWVQLAVKRAKASDTPAVFWLDENRAHDAELIKKVNVYLKELDTTGLDIRIMTPYDACKHSLQRIKDGKDTISVTGNVLRDYLTDLFPILELGTSAKMLSIVPLMNGGGLFETGAGGSAPKHVEQVIEENYLRWDSLGEFLALAVSLEHLSEVTGNTKAKVLANCLDDATVSLLMNEKSPQRKIGELDNRGSHFYLALYWAQELAKQNEDADLKAKFEPIAKALTENEAKIVAELNGVQGSPANLGGYYHAPEATLSQVMRPSATLNEIMKF
- a CDS encoding nucleoside deaminase, which encodes MDEIYVIWMRRCIELARIAKARGDSPVGSIIIKNGEIIGEGVEAGKTSKNVTRHAEVEAIQDAIQKGVQDFTDCTIVTTHEPCIMCSYVIRHHKISKVVMGLRVGEIGGDSSSYPILRDISISSWGEVPIVVSGILEEECKLI